A region of the Pseudomonas anguilliseptica genome:
AACGATCTGCGTTTTCACGACAACCCGGTGGTGATCAACAATCCGCAGATCCGTTTCTATGCCGGGCAACCGCTGTTTTCCCAGGAAGGCCAGCCGCTGGGCACCCTGTGCCTGATCGACCCGGCCCCACGGCAGCTGACGGGCAAGCAGGTGCGCCTGTTTATCGACATGGCGACCCTTGGTCGAGGGCTACCTGAAGCTGCGCCACGTCAGCGAGCAGACCGCGCAGCTGCGCGCGGCGCTGAGCCGTGAACAGCGCAAGACCATGCTCGACCCGCTGACCCAGCTATGGAACCGCGCCGGCCTCAACCACTTTCTGCCCAGGCAGCAGGCACAGGCCGACGACCTGGGCTTGCAGCTCGGCGTGCTGTTCTGCGACCTGGATTACTTCAAGAAGGTCAACGACAACCACGGCCACGCCGCTGGCGATCAGGTGCTGTGGGAAACCGCCCGGCGCATCAGCGCCGCCGTACGCCCGCAGGATGTAGTGACGCGCAGCGGCGGCGAGGAGTTCGTGGTGCTGCTGCAGGTGCACGACCAGCATGAATTGCTGCTGATCGCCGAGCGCATTCGCAGCGCCCTGAACAAGGAGCCGATGAGCATCGACGAGCTGCAGCTCAACCTGACCATCAGCATCGGCGCAGCCCCCAGGAACCACCACCCGCCACCATGAACCGCGCCGACCAGGCGCTGCATCAGGCCAAGGGCAATGGCCGCAACCGAGTCGAACTCGCCAACTGACCCTCCACACCAGACAAGGGAAACCCTATGGGCCAAGCGCTTGCTGCCTACCTGCATTACCTGTCGATCTTCCTGCTGTTCGCCCTGCTCAGCATCGAGCATGTGCAATTCAAACTGCCGCTGGACCTGCGCCGCGCGCGCAGCCTGATCATCACCGACATCGCCTACGGCATCAGCGCAGGCCTGGTGCTGTTCACCGGTCTGGCGCGGGTGCTCTGGTACGGCAAGGGCCTGGACTACTACCTGGGCAACAGCCTGTTTCACGCCAAAGTCGGCCTGTTTATCCTGGTCGGGCTGATCTCCGTGGTGCCGACCTTCGTCTTCCTCAACTGGCGCAACAGCCTCAAGGCTGGCGAAGTGCCGCAGGTCAGCCCCGCCAAGGCGCGGATGGTGATCATGGTGATTCGCCTGGAACTGTTGCTGCTACTGGCCATCCCATTACTGGCGGTGCTGATGGCACGCGGTTATGGCGTGATCGGCTGACGCCTGAACAGACCAGCAAGCCTGTGGGAGGCGCTTTAGCGGCGAACGGATGTCGCGGCTAAAGCCTCACAAGCCCAGAAAGCGCCTGCTGATTTGCCCGCACGGCATGGCTCTGCTAGTGTCGCGCCGGTTCCGATTCCCCGATCTACCCCGAGATATCCGCCATGGCCGCCCGCAAAAAAGCCACGCTCGACTTCGAGCGATCCCTGACCGATCTGCAGAACCTGGTCGAGCGTCTGGAAAACGGCGAGCTGTCGCTGGAAGACTCGCTGACCGCCTTCGAACAGGGCGTGCGCCTGACCCGCGATTGCCAGACTGCCCTGGCTCAGGCCGAACAGAAAGTGCAGATCCTCATGGAGCGCGACGGCGAGCTGGAGGAAGCTCCCTTCGACGCGGACCAGCAGGCATGATTGCGGCCTACCAGAGCAGCTGCC
Encoded here:
- a CDS encoding DUF2214 family protein; its protein translation is MGQALAAYLHYLSIFLLFALLSIEHVQFKLPLDLRRARSLIITDIAYGISAGLVLFTGLARVLWYGKGLDYYLGNSLFHAKVGLFILVGLISVVPTFVFLNWRNSLKAGEVPQVSPAKARMVIMVIRLELLLLLAIPLLAVLMARGYGVIG
- a CDS encoding exodeoxyribonuclease VII small subunit translates to MAARKKATLDFERSLTDLQNLVERLENGELSLEDSLTAFEQGVRLTRDCQTALAQAEQKVQILMERDGELEEAPFDADQQA